The following proteins are encoded in a genomic region of Dialister hominis:
- the trpS gene encoding tryptophan--tRNA ligase translates to MDVIFSGIQPSGDLTLGNYLGALKNFIPFQDKAECFYCIVNQHAITVPQDPKLLHERTRNLAALYIAAGLDPKKATIFVQSEVPEHALLGWMMICSAYVGEMERMTQYKSKAQKQEKKNGFIPLGLLTYPPLMAADILLYQATFVPVGDDQRQHMEITRDLAERFNRKYGEVFTLPEMWAPEGGARVMSLQEPTKKMSKSDDNEWATIHMLDEPDVITKKIKRAVTDSIGHVHYDKENQPGVSNLMSIHSAFSGKNFEEIEKMYEGQGYGVFKKDLIDLIVDQMSPILSRYKELMGSPELDSILDEGAAKAHARASITYNKAIHAMGLYRK, encoded by the coding sequence ATGGATGTTATTTTTTCCGGAATTCAGCCCAGCGGCGACCTTACACTGGGAAATTATCTTGGGGCATTGAAGAATTTTATTCCGTTCCAGGATAAGGCAGAATGCTTCTACTGCATTGTAAATCAGCATGCGATCACAGTGCCGCAGGATCCAAAGCTTCTTCATGAAAGAACAAGAAACCTGGCAGCATTATATATTGCAGCAGGACTGGATCCGAAAAAAGCAACAATTTTTGTTCAGTCTGAAGTGCCGGAACATGCCCTTCTCGGATGGATGATGATCTGCAGCGCCTATGTAGGCGAAATGGAAAGAATGACCCAGTATAAGTCCAAAGCGCAGAAACAGGAGAAGAAGAACGGCTTTATCCCTCTTGGACTTTTGACCTATCCTCCGCTGATGGCAGCTGATATACTGCTTTATCAGGCAACATTCGTGCCGGTAGGCGATGACCAGCGCCAGCATATGGAAATCACAAGAGACCTGGCAGAAAGATTCAACCGTAAATACGGGGAAGTCTTCACGCTGCCGGAAATGTGGGCTCCTGAAGGAGGCGCACGTGTCATGAGCCTTCAGGAACCGACAAAGAAGATGAGCAAATCGGATGACAACGAATGGGCTACCATTCATATGCTTGATGAACCGGACGTTATTACAAAGAAGATCAAGAGAGCAGTGACCGACTCTATCGGACACGTTCATTATGACAAGGAAAACCAGCCCGGCGTTTCCAACCTGATGAGCATCCATTCCGCTTTCTCGGGCAAGAACTTCGAAGAAATCGAGAAGATGTATGAAGGACAGGGCTACGGCGTGTTCAAGAAAGACCTGATCGATCTCATTGTCGATCAGATGAGCCCTATCCTGAGCCGCTATAAAGAATTGATGGGTAGCCCGGAACTGGATTCCATTCTTGATGAAGGCGCAGCAAAAGCGCATGCAAGAGCAAGCATTACCTATAACAAGGCCATTCATGCCATGGGTCTGTACCGTAAATAA
- a CDS encoding IS1182 family transposase, producing the protein MKNNNTSNHFTAEQGILPMFPSEILNVDDPVLMYDRFMEEIDLKKYLRYIPTRGAGRPRYNPVNMLKTIIYGFAEEGYCSFRKLEDNCRVNIRYMYLMNYEAPSYRTFCHFVKGFLKYSLKDIFYSITKELCGKLNVDLQHIYIDGSKFEANANKYSWVWKKSAEKSRYKLFAKITSLFELLNDDLKYDHMSVNINTEYAPDYLRLVLDKLKEIWQIDETAFVHGSGHRKSDHQRKYEQLKAYTSKLEEYVEKIQICGTSRNSYSKTDTDATFMRIKSDYMGNDQLLPAYNVQIGVADEFIAVIDVNQYRSDMDCFVPLMEEFHEVYGAYPKYPVADAGYGSFNNYIYCEQHGMEKYMKFPMYKKETKDKKYHTNPFRPINFRVDENGTIRCPNDRAFKFIYRHLVRGNLYGRQEEVFECEDCQGCPLAEQCKKTPKNKRISLSRERNNMYQEVQDNLESIHGALLRMNRSIQAEGTFGIMKHDRWYKRIVRKGIDSVKAELYLVALGYNLRKYITKIMRIRIAA; encoded by the coding sequence ATGAAAAATAACAACACTAGCAATCATTTTACCGCAGAACAAGGCATTTTGCCAATGTTTCCCTCTGAGATTCTCAATGTCGATGATCCTGTTTTAATGTATGACAGATTTATGGAGGAAATCGATCTTAAAAAGTACCTTCGTTACATACCGACGCGTGGCGCTGGCAGACCCAGGTATAATCCCGTCAACATGCTGAAAACGATCATCTATGGTTTCGCAGAAGAAGGATATTGCTCTTTTAGAAAACTTGAAGATAATTGCAGGGTTAATATCAGATATATGTACCTGATGAATTATGAAGCCCCATCCTATCGGACATTCTGTCATTTCGTGAAGGGCTTTCTTAAGTATTCTCTCAAGGATATCTTTTATTCAATTACGAAAGAACTCTGCGGCAAACTCAACGTGGATTTGCAGCATATATATATTGACGGTTCCAAGTTTGAAGCGAACGCAAATAAATACAGCTGGGTATGGAAGAAATCCGCTGAAAAATCCCGCTACAAGCTTTTTGCCAAGATTACCAGCCTTTTTGAGTTACTCAATGATGATCTTAAGTATGACCATATGAGTGTAAACATCAATACAGAATACGCTCCGGACTATCTGCGTCTGGTATTGGATAAATTAAAAGAAATCTGGCAGATTGATGAGACGGCCTTTGTTCATGGAAGCGGGCATCGCAAGTCCGATCATCAACGCAAGTATGAGCAGCTTAAGGCATATACATCAAAACTTGAAGAATATGTTGAGAAGATACAGATATGCGGTACTTCCAGAAACAGTTATTCGAAGACCGATACGGATGCAACATTCATGCGAATCAAGTCGGACTACATGGGAAATGATCAGCTTCTGCCTGCATACAATGTCCAAATAGGTGTTGCCGATGAATTTATTGCCGTAATTGATGTTAACCAGTATCGTTCAGATATGGATTGCTTCGTACCGCTGATGGAGGAATTCCACGAAGTCTATGGGGCTTATCCTAAGTATCCTGTGGCAGATGCAGGATATGGATCTTTCAACAATTACATCTATTGCGAGCAGCACGGTATGGAAAAGTATATGAAATTCCCCATGTACAAGAAAGAAACGAAAGACAAGAAATACCATACCAATCCGTTTCGGCCAATAAACTTTAGAGTTGATGAGAATGGAACCATCCGTTGTCCAAATGACAGGGCTTTCAAATTTATCTATAGACATCTGGTCAGAGGGAACTTATACGGCAGGCAGGAGGAAGTATTTGAATGCGAAGACTGCCAAGGATGCCCGCTGGCAGAGCAATGTAAAAAGACCCCGAAGAACAAAAGAATCTCATTGAGCAGAGAACGGAATAACATGTACCAGGAGGTTCAGGATAATCTGGAAAGCATCCATGGAGCCCTGCTAAGAATGAACCGGTCAATCCAGGCTGAAGGAACTTTTGGAATCATGAAACATGACAGATGGTACAAAAGAATCGTCAGAAAAGGGATAGATTCTGTAAAAGCCGAGTTATACCTGGTAGCACTTGGCTATAATTTAAGGAAATACATCACAAAAATAATGCGTATAAGGATTGCCGCCTAA